The Pseudophryne corroboree isolate aPseCor3 chromosome 2, aPseCor3.hap2, whole genome shotgun sequence genome has a segment encoding these proteins:
- the CEP126 gene encoding centrosomal protein of 126 kDa isoform X2, which translates to MHSTKFRDHSPPPSTIYRIIEVLIIQDAPSSLSSIANSTWPKKQQPATNLFQEKSATRLDSNQLYFQHKLEEAQRLLEEQHLSNVQNFHQEVEQLASSESLSSLDSLEENPEPVTEECSDVQEFSNNTLHKALSEIQSFSMNGGNHNNNENIGGLSSQKTPSEPVHFIADSIASEKHLQFRDEGASLRNRDLHAVTNTVIHNRNISSSNPDINHFSQEPTAEMRPDYSDTTYRESTMSNTVVRPSKAWATPDPTTTEGVHGSVPHGNKDSVHYNGLSIKPAVTQPLATPVVIPFPESSTGNCQYSASSDFKPSRYTDDVHSFNSIPEGLTNTYSTPFYAVKNDHSKLAESSHRETLLHDNQSSPSPISKTEPRARVEINDHLNLADLPQTDPDMELSALYRKMKYNSAGKGGNTFPKSILKKASKYENGYATALGISKLFQLGEKGSYTIRDSVELTKEKGHKKTNNKKLRWLDEIGKILDDYKDVRGVIGNGQAAQKPQVESTATVHYQEPFLADQNGPPAGPPSSVFSTGYHFSKQAWMTSKGEDANPSGHLHNIRSPPRAKTRIVKRPRSAKAQSTLMHQSRKGIIIRPQSATEASKIAKSQGKIMAPHPPPKPSADSNNKESEDRSQPTLPNSSPVNHSNTVAVSPNSILHRDTVPSHSLSRSSGNLMAAQIYNSLNTENATKSMLTLNSERVFALQESLTAPAKRHHVYGENGLRLDHTPTDEEISLLWHGVRSALSHKNTVTGDFRPGDPSSLQPARHNLSSVVIDGGTLSNWKSFSRTNGVFYPLNNGHVTLTKRKQIPDSTENKRRALLEQRRGRVGSAGWRAPYIQNLHTMKLSPFPSSHEPGQAHGAPSSGEVSESTAQFMLAEKLVETSATDGEILAVMQAKHNLLLHKASHTGHTALSVEEQRLLQSLDRLNQRLQNVQDTMTKPPAATNGFTLKSPLHIHQLPPQAAENTAPRYRRSVSADPRTRLQRRY; encoded by the exons AATTTTCACCAAGAAGTGGAACAACTTGCAAGTTCGGAAAGTCTGTCAAGTTTAGACAGCCTGGAAGAAAACCCGGAGCCTGTAACAGAGGAGTGCAGTGATGTGCAAGAGTTTTCAAACAACACTTTACACAAAGCTCTTTCGGAGATACAGTCTTTTTCTATGAATGGTGGAAATCATAACAATAATGAAAATATTGGTGGTTTAAGCAGTCAAAAAACCCCTTCTGAGCCTGTTCACTTCATAGCCGACAGTATAGCCAGTGAAAAACACTTGCAATTCAGAGACGAAGGGGCGTCACTTAGAAATAGGGATCTGCATGCAGTGACGAACACTGTAATACACAACAGAAACATTTCATCATCAAATCCAGATATTAATCACTTTTCACAAGAGCCCACAGCTGAGATGAGGCCGGATTACTCTGACACAACTTATAGGGAAAGTACAATGAGTAATACTGTGGTTAGACCAAGCAAAGCTTGGGCCACTCCCGATCCTACCACAACAGAAGGAGTTCATGGCTCAGTGCCTCACGGCAACAAAGACTCAGTACATTATAACGGGCTGTCAATAAAACCCGCAGTGACTCAGCCTTTGGCAACCCCAGTGGTCATTCCTTTTCCCGAAAGTTCTACCGGTAACTGCCAATACAGTGCAAGTTCAGATTTCAAACCAAGCAGATACACAGATGATGTCCATTCATTTAACTCAATTCCTGAAGGCTTGACAAATACGTACAGTACACCGTTTTATGCCGTTAAAAATGACCACAGTAAGCTTGCAGAAAGCAGTCATCGGGAGACCCTCTTACATGACAATCAGTCTTCACCATCCCCCATTTCCAAAACAGAGCCTAGGGCCAGGGTAGAGATAAATGATCATCTCAATTTAGCTGATCTTCCCCAAACTGATCCCGACATGGAATTGTCTGCGCTATACAGAAAAATGAAATATAACAGTGCTGGAAAAGGAGGAAATACCTTTCCGAAGAGCATATTAAAGAAAGCCTCCAAGTATGAGAACGGTTATGCCACAGCCCTGGGCATCAGCAAATTGTTCCAGCTTGGGGAGAAGGGCTCCTACACCATCAGAGACAGCGTTGAGTTGACAAAGGAGAAGggtcataaaaaaacaaacaataaaaaacttAGATGGTTGGATGAAATCGGCAAAATATTGGATGATTATAAAGATGTTCGTGGTGTGATTGGTAATGGTCAAGCTGCCCAGAAGCCTCAAGTTGAGTCTACCGCTACAGTACATTATCAAGAGCCTTTCCTAGCTGACCAAAACGGTCCTCCGGCGGGGCCACCCAGCTCCGTTTTTTCTACAGGTTACCATTTCAGTAAGCAAGCATGGATGACATCTAAAGGCGAGGACGCAAACCCTTCTGGGCACCTCCACAATATCAGAAGCCCACCAAGGGCGAAGACAAGAATAGTAAAACGTCCAAGGTCAGCTAAAGCTCAGTCCACACTAATGCACCAAAGTAGGAAGGGCATAATAATACGGCCTCAGTCAGCAACTGAAGCCAGCAAGATTGCAAAGTCTCAAGGAAAGATCATGGCCCCACATCCTCCTCCAAAGCCTTCAGCAGACAGCAATAATAAAGAGTCAGAAGACAGAAGTCAGCCCACGCTCCCAAACAGTTCCCCAGTTAATCATTCAAACACTGTGGCGGTATCACCCAATTCTATTTTGCATAGGGACACAGTGCCCTCTCACTCGTTATCCCGGTCTTCCGGTAATTTGATGGCTGCCCAGATTTACAATTCCCTTAATACGGAGAATGCTACAAAGTCCATGCTGACTTTAAACagtgagcgggtatttgcgttacaAGAAAGTTTAACCGCTCCGGCCAAGCGGCACCATGTGTATGGAGAGAATGGGTTACGCCTGGATCATACACCCACTGACGAGGAAATTTCTCTTTTGTGGCACGGAGTTCGAAGTGCCTTATCGCACAAAAACACTGTGACGG GTGATTTCCGTCCTGGTGATCCTTCTAGCTTACAACCCGCGCGACACAACCTCTCCAGTGTTGTGATTGACGGAGGAACGCTAAGTAACTGGAAGTCATTTTCTAGAACAAACGGGGTTTTCTACCCCCTTAATAATG GTCATGTCACCCTTACAAAGAGGAAACAGATTCCCGACAGCACTGAGAACAAACGCAGAGCTTTGctggagcagaggagaggcagagTGGGGTCAGCGGGCTGGAGGGCCCCATACATTCAG AACCTGCACACAATGAAGTTAAGTCCTTTCCCAAGTTCACATGAGCCCGGCCAAGCACACGGTGCACCAAGTTCTGGAGAAG TCTCCGAGAGCACAGCTCagtttatgctggcagaaaaactgGTGGAAACATCAGCGACTGATGGAGAAATTCTCGCTGTCATGCAGGCAAAGCACAATCTCCTGCTACACAAAGCGTCGCACACAGGACACACTGCTCTGTCTGTAGAAGAGCAGAGACTCCTTCAGTCACTTGATCGTCTGAACCAGAGACTGCAGA ACGTACAAGACACCATGACCAAACCCCCAGCAGCAACAAATGGCTTTACACTTAAGTCACCATTG CATATTCATCAGTTACCACCCCAGGCGGCAGAAAACACAGCACCGCGATACCGGAGGAGTGTGTCCGCCGACCCGCGCACGCGGCTGCAAAGGAGATATTGA